One segment of Alnus glutinosa chromosome 2, dhAlnGlut1.1, whole genome shotgun sequence DNA contains the following:
- the LOC133861593 gene encoding uncharacterized protein LOC133861593: MNIMNRAEEKKEEKERLVVPTTKTVEYLLPLMSKELLYKFPDNSAFDFDYTQSSIWSPLVTRAYSPMDLDFDLDFITPRKLSFGMDLDKKNKLRKVSSNIKKNISTTAFKVNLNLLKMKSKKKMMASEFSPTPMKSTCYPATTKAWTKMLKAASKHFKRKKKDSTAYVKPSNYLKDGNISR; the protein is encoded by the exons ATGAATATCATGAACAGAGcagaagagaaaaaggaagagaaggaGAGGCTTGTTGTGCCCACTACCAAAACCGTGGAGTACTTGCTGCCATTGATGTCCAAAGAGCTTCTCTACAAGTTTCCCGACAACTCTGCCTTCGACTTCGACTACACGCAGAGTTCAATTTGGTCGCCTTTGGTCACTCGGGCTTACAGTCCCATGGACTTGGATTTTGATTTGGATTTCATAACACCAAGAAAGCTCTCATTTGGGATGGATTTGGACAAAAAAAACAAGCTCAGGAAAGTCAGTTCCAACATTAAGAAGAACATCAGCACCACTGCCTTCAAAGTCAAtcttaatcttttgaaaatgaagagcaagaagaaaatgatggcATCAGAATTCTCTCCAACTCCTATGAAGAGCACTTGTTATCCAGCCACCACCAAG GCATGGACTAAGATGCTGAAAGCTGCGtcaaaacatttcaaaagaaagaagaaagattcCACGGCCTATGTGAAGCCCTCCAACTATTTGAAAGATGGAAATATTTCAAGATAA
- the LOC133859296 gene encoding UDP-glycosyltransferase 71K1-like — MRRAEIVFIPTPAVGHLVPIIEFAKLLLDRDDRFSITVLVINPPFAPAALDAYIQSIAASHTRIKCIHLPQVDPPPQELFRSSVEKWFTDFIDSHKAHVKEAIVSSVLSHSILLAGLVVDLLCTAMIDVGHELGVPSCVYFPCNAACLGFSLYLLTRHDQVGIEFSESDPELVIPSYVNPVPSSVLPSVVFHKEGYISTVDHDRKLKEAKGIIVNTFHELESHAFSTFLDDGIPPVYAVGPLINLKGHTNSEANQGEHDKITKWLDDQPPSSVVFLCFGSGGSFVAPQLKETALALERSGHRFLWSVRLASPPGLDDTIPTPSDCQKLEEVLPAGFLERTREIGMICGWAPQVEVLAHKAIGGFVSHCGWNSILESLWHGVPIAAWPIYAEQQINAFQMVRDLCLAVELKLDYRCGSELLVADDIEKAIKCLMDDESEVRKRVKEMSGKSRKALGNGGSSFASLGLLIETMLGNDVAPME, encoded by the coding sequence ATGAGGAGGGCAGAGATTGTGTTCATCCCTACCCCTGCAGTGGGTCACCTCGTACCAATAATCGAGTTTGCAAAGCTTTTACTTGATCGGGATGATCGTTTCTCAATCACTGTTCTCGTCATAAACCCACCATTTGCACCAGCCGCCCTCGATGCGTACATTCAATCAATTGCTGCCTCCCACACCCGCATCAAATGTATTCATCTTCCTCAAGTAGACCCTCCTCCACAAGAGCTTTTCCGTAGCTCTGTTGAAAAATGGTTCACCGATTTCATTGACAGCCACAAAGCTCATGTCAAAGAAGCTATCGTCAGCAGCGTGTTATCCCATTCGATTCTGCTTGCCGGGTTGGTGGTGGATCTGCTTTGCACCGCCATGATTGATGTGGGACATGAGCTCGGTGTCCCATCTTGTGTGTACTTCCCTTGTAATGCAGCCTGTCTTGGCTTCTCGCTCTACCTTCTGACCCGGCATGACCAGGTCGGTATCGAGTTTAGTGAGTCGGATCCCGAGTTGGTCATACCGAGTTACGTCAACCCAGTTCCTTCTAGTGTTTTGCCTTCAGTTGTGTTCCACAAAGAAGGGTACATCTCCACGGTAGACCATGATAGAAAGTTGAAAGAGGCCAAAGGTATTATCGTCAATACGTTCCATGAGCTGGAATCCCATGCATTCAGCACGTTTTTGGATGATGGAATACCTCCCGTTTACGCAGTTGGGCCGTTGATTAACCTCAAGGGTCATACAAATTCAGAGGCAAATCAGGGGGAGCATGATAAGATCACGAAGTGGCTCGACGATCAGCCTCCATCATCCGTGGTGTTCTTATGCTTTGGGAGCGGGGGGAGCTTCGTTGCGCCGCAATTGAAAGAGACCGCACTTGCGCTGGAGCGGAGTGGGCACCGGTTCCTCTGGTCCGTACGATTGGCATCACCCCCGGGTCTTGATGATACGATTCCCACACCGTCCGATTGCCAGAAACTTGAGGAGGTCTTGCCGGCAGGATTCTTGGAAAGGACGAGAGAAATCGGAATGATATGCGGGTGGGCCCCGCAAGTGGAGGTCCTGGCCCACAAAGCGATCGGAGGGTTTGTATCGCATTGTGGGTGGAACTCGATCTTGGAGAGCTTGTGGCACGGTGTACCTATTGCTGCGTGGCCGATATACGCGGAGCAGCAAATCAATGCCTTCCAGATGGTGAGAGATCTGTGTTTAGCAGTGGAGCTGAAATTGGATTATAGGTGCGGCAGTGAGCTTTTGGTGGCTGACGATATTGAAAAGGCGATCAAGTGTTTGATGGACGATGAGAGTGAGGTGAGGAAGAGGGTCAAAGAGATGAGTGGAAAGAGTAGGAAGGCTCTGGGGAACGGTGGATCTTCATTTGCTTCGCTTGGACTGTTGATTGAGACTATGCTAGGAAACGATGTTGCCCCAATGGAGTAG